The genomic stretch tttttttttgagacaaggtctcactgttgcccaggctggagtgcagcgacactTCttaggctccagcaatcctcccacctaagcctccctaGTACTAGGACTATAGCCGTGTACCATGgttagcccagctaattttttgtattttgtagagatggggttttggcatgctgcccaggctggtctcaaactcctgggctcaagcgatccacccacctcagtgctgggatttcaggagtgagccaccatgccgggcctccTTTCAGTGCTTTATTGTTCTCACAGCATTTATCAGCACCCGGCATATGCTGTATCTTACTTGTTTATGTCTGTCTTCACCAGCAGCCTCTACCCACTGccatgtaagctccatgaggacaacgattttattttattcactgctgtGTTCCCAATGCTTAGCACACAGCAggtactcaaaaatatttgttaaatgaattaatggatcACAATCCCTATCTCACAGGGTTATTCTAAGAAGCTGATAATCTCATGCAAATTAAGTACAGCACTCTGTAAGTGCTGGGAAAATGGCAGCTGCAATTATCATTAAGGTTCTATTTTTGTAAGTTCCTAGATGCACCATTTCTATGAGTCAATATATATAAAGCCCTTGGACTGGCACCAGATACCCAGGAAGCGCTGAGAAAGCGTAGCTGTGATTATAATTAAAGTCCTCTTTGTGGAAGTTCCTAGGCGATGTGGCAGAAAGCCCTAGCTGTCCTCCATGAACTGTTTTCTGCTTTCTGGGCGCTTGGCTAGACTGCTTCTCCCAGGTTGTTTTTGCAGTTAGCTGCGGCCACATATCTAATTTCTCAGCAAAGGCGTGTCAATGGAAGCAGTGTGTGCCCCTGGCAGGCCAGGGCTTGTAAGACAACACATGCACCTCACCAGGCATCCTGTCCTCTTCTGCCAGCAGGACCCAGGCTATGGCCACCCAGTCTGGACCATGGGGGAGACAACAGGCTTAAGGGATGGCCTGGGTCCCCAAATGACTCACCGAGCACTATTTTGTGAGTGAGAAACAAGATTCTATTATTAGAGCCTTTACATTATGGGGTCTGTAAGTAAATACATGGAAACCTCATCGAATACAAGCACGCAGTAAATGTTATCTTTCCCAAAAGACCCCAAGGTTCCGCAAGAAGGAGCCCGggggaatacacacacacacacacacacacacacacacacacacgggcgggaatacacacacacacacacacacactctgaaccaacacacacagatacagattttggcttttattctggccatCACACATCTACTTCTAAGACAACACAGACCGGCAGTACCCCATCCCCCATGACCACTGTCACAACCCCAATTTCCtcagccccctcctcccaccccaccccttcaGCCAAGCTCCCCGTATGGGGGCTCTGCCTACACCTCACCCCGGGCATGCAGCATGAAGTGCCCGTGCAGCTCCCCCAGGTTGTCGAAGGAATCCTCACATTCCGTACAGTGGTaggttccctcctcctcctcttcctcctcctcctcccgcccAGCTGGTCGGCCCTCCCCAGCCCGAGGtggttcctcctcttcctccccgaGGGCCCTGCCTTCAGGGGCTGGTGCTTCCTGGGGGGCTGTAGCAGGGCAGCAGAGCCGGCAGGGTGGGGTTCCCGGTGGGGCCTCCCCAAGGGGTGAGCGGCCACAGAGCTGGCAAGGCTGGGCCGGGGGGCCCGGGGGCTGGGCTGCACGGGGGGCCCGGCGGGATGGGCCACCACGGCCCCCGCCAAGGCGCTGCTTCACCTTGTAGCCAGGATCATATTCGGGATCGTCAGtggtctcctcttcctcctcctcctcatcttcttcctcttcGGAGTCCGGCTCTGAGAGAGTGTATTCTGAATCAGAGGAATGCTCGGGGCCTGGAGGGGGACAGATAGGGGGAGACAGTGGTATCAGAGGAAAGAGGGCTAGGCCCAGCTGTCCCCTCCCTGAATCCCCACATTCAGACTTGCCATAGTATGACGAGGATAGCCTAGACACtacccttcccttccccacagATGAGTCCCCATGGCACAGAACAAGGCTGGCACCCAGTAGATTCCCTGTATCTTTGTGTCAAGCAAATGAATGTCTTCCAAGAACTGCATGGGacaggactgggcacagtggcttatgcctgtaatcccagcacttttgggtggccaaggtgggaagatcacttgagcccagaagtttgagaccagcctgggcaatatagcaagactctgtctctacaaaaaattaaaaaattagccaggcctggtgatgcattacctgtagtaccagcttctcgggaggctgaggcgggaggatcacttgagccgaggagttccaggctgcatttgagccatgattgcgccactcccttccagcctgggtgacagagtgagacctcaccacttaaaaagaatttttttggccgggcgcggtggattactcctgtaatcccagcactttgggaggccaaggtgggcagatcatgaggtcaggagttcaagacaagcctggccaacatggtgaaacctcgtctctactaaaaatacaaaaattagctgggtgtggtggcgggcgcctgtaatcccagctacccgggaggctgaggcaggagaactgcttcaacccaggaggcggaggttgcagtgagccgagattgcacaactgcactccagcctgggtgacagagcaagactctgctgtcttagaaaaaagcaaaaaaaaaaaaaaaattatttgattcttTCGATTgattgcaaaagaaaacaaaaactccatggggaggtggggtgggaggcatTTAGGAAGGACAAAGCCACAGTAGTAAAAACCCACCAGTAACAACAGCATCCTTGCTATTGTAGGAGCCCTGTTCTTATACATTAACTCACTAAATCCTCAACAACCCTTTGAGGGTGGTACTATTACTATCCCCAGTTGAtggatgtggaaactgaggcacagggaggctaGACGACTCACTCCCCTGTGGTTACACAGCTCTGGCAGGAAAAGCTGAACCTGGGCCATGGCTGACACTGGATCATTTTAGGGAGACAACCATTTGAAAAGGTATTTGTGCAAATtaaaacacatgcatacacacagatgTACTTTTATATCTGTGGccatggagagagggagagagataggtgaattaaaatatttatttataggtaAGATATATTACTGTGATTTCACAGTTATCAAGGACAGGCCTAGGACAAGTTTAGGTTTAAAGAAAAAggcctgtaatctagcactttgggaggctgaggtggacggattgcctgaactcaggagttcatgacccaccctgggcaacatggtgaaaccccgtctctactaaaaatacaaaaattagccaagcatggggtggtgggtgcctatagtcccagctactcaggactctgagacagaagaattgctcgaacccgggaggcggaggttgcgatgagccaatatcgaaccactgcactccagcctgggtgacagagcaagactccgtttccaaaaaaaaaaacagaaaaggggaaaaatttACAGTTGATATACAGAAAAGGGCGACATCAGCTGCCATTATGGGGGCGCACACACAGAGTAATGGTTGGGGATGGGGTCCCTGTGACCACAGTGTGGGAAGTACCAGCTTCTTCGGCCTCGGTGGTAGGAGCCTGCCAAAAGCCTCACCTTGTATCCATCCCAGCCCCATTCCTCAGTTTCTCCCAGAACCCAGAGGATCCTGCTACTGCACCCTGTGCTCCGCCCTTGCTCCTGTCATCACAGTGGCCACAGGCTCTTCATACCAGGCTCCTCACCTTCCAACACCCCAGGCCCATACCTGCCTCAGGGTCTTTGCCACCCTTTCTGCCGATGTCACTCTCCATTCCATGTCTCTTCTCAagtgtcaccttctcagtgaCGCCCTGGCCACTCCCCAGCACTCCCTATGCCCCTTACTCTGCTTgatttttctccatcttcttttgagatagagtctcgctctgtcatccaggctggagtgcagtggcgtgatctcagctcactggaaactccgcctcctgggttcaggcaattcttctgcctcagcctctcaagtaactgggattacaggggcgcaccagcatgcccagataatttttgtatttttagtagagacggggtttcaccttgttggccaggctggtctcaaactcctgacctcaagtgatccacccatctcagcctcccaaagtgctgggattataggtatgagccaccgcacccggctcatTTTTCTCCATCTTCTGACTCACTGCATTCAACATTTACTTGTGTGTTTGTTTACTGCCTGTCCCCGAGAGCTGGGACTTTGTCTGGTTCACTGCTGTGGCCCCAGCATCTAAAACACTTCCTTTGTGCAAAGAAAGTACTTATGACATATTTATGGCATGGATATCTCTGCATGGAATTTGACAAACCTTTTCTGAGGCTTCACACACACTGTTCCTCCCTCTGGTGGGAATGTCCTGCCCTAGTTTTTCCCACCATCCTTTaggacccagtgggaggcctTCCTCTTTGGTGAGGCCGTCCCAGACCTCCTCATCCCAGGCAGCCAGTCACTTTTTTTACCACCCTCCTGCTGGGTCCCCAGCATCACCAGCCCAGAACGGGTTATAACTCTTTCCTTCTGAACATCCGTCCCTGCAGCTCTCTCCTACTAGTTCCTGCCATTTAACAATCGTTTCCTGAGGCCTTGGTATGGGCTGTTCCCCACTCTATCCACCTGGTGACcccctactcatccttcaagacccagCACAAACTCTGTCCTCTGTGAAGCCACCACCCTGAAGCCCCAGGCTCCCAGCCAGGTCTCTCTCCAGCTTCCCCTGCCCCAGCACCTCCTCCTGTTACTGTCCTAGAAGCTGACTGCAGTCAGCTGCCCCCCAGGGTATCTCCCTTACCTGACTGGGAACTCCTCAAGGGCAGGTATGATCTTGGGGTCCGCAGCAGAGGACGTGTGGATGAGTGGATGATAGTGGCCCCAAGACCCTGATCTCCCTCCCCAAAGCCTTGGCCTCTGCTCCTCGCCCACCTGGTTGACCCgttcattttttttttcgagagagagagtctcgctgtcacccaggctggcgtgcaatggcatgatcttggctcactgcaacctccgcctccaaggttcaagcgatcctcccacctcagcctcccaagtagctgggattacaagcgtgtgctaccacacctggctaatttttatatttttggtagagatggggtttcaccttgttggttaggctggtcttgaactcctgacctcaggtgatctgcctgcctcagcctcccaaagtgctgggattacaggtgtgagccaccacgcccagcctgaccCTTTCTTTCTCTACTGGCAAAACTCCTGCTCCTTTTTAAAGCCAAGCTcatgtcacctcctctgtgaagtcCTCGCTGACTCCCCAGGCGGTCAGTGTCTCTCTCGTATGGGCTCCCCGGCCTCTGCACTGCTCTCCATCACACCCTGACCACTCTGGGCAGtgacccccctccccacccattgACTATgggctccttgaaggcagggccTGGGTCTGCCCcatctctgtgtccccagcaATGCTGGGCATGAGTCAGCCTCAGAAGACATCTGCTGAATGGCTGCAAACCAGAGGAAATATCTCCAGCCTCAGGCTGggacccctcccctctctcctcccacctctgaCTTCATACCACTCACCCTCCAGAGTCTTCAATGCCCACTATGACTTCACACAGTTGGCCTGTGACAGGCAATCAGGTCATCGTCCACGGCTACCAGGTGTTTCATGTCTACTGTGACTTCCAGGACCACAAGCCCTTTTGCGCCCACCATGTCTTCACCTAAGAGATCTTCAAAGCCCAGTATGTCCCTGGCACCCAGTGGATCCTCCATGCCCACTGCGGATCCCAAGCCTCCTGCCTCCTTGAAGTCCACCAAATCAGCAACACCCAACAGATCCTTAGTGCCCACCAAACCAGCGACATCCCGCAACTCAGTCATGAGCCCAAGCAGTTCCAAGTCCACCAAATCGACCAGTACAAAAAGAGCCCCTTCTAACCGGCCCAGCAGCAGGTCCCGAGTCCGCAGCAAAGCAAGAACACCCAGCAGGGTGAGCACCGACACCAGGACCAGCAAAGCCAGCAAGGCCAGCGACGTGAGATGCCACCAGCGGAGGGGCACACACAGCCGGGGTAGGACAcctggcagaaggggaagccCCAGCTCCAAGAGGTCACCCAGCAGGGCCAGCACTCCTGGCAGGATAAGAACTCATGGTGCCAGACCAGGCATGGCCAGCAGGGTGAGAACTCCCACTTCACAGCAAAAAGGGAGCCGGGGAAAGAGTTACGGCCGGCCTAGAACCAGCAACAGGGAAAGGAGTGACAGCCAGCCTAGAAATCTGAGCAAGAAGAGTTACCGCCCACCAGGAGGCTCAGGTATAGGGAGGAGTTCCGAGCTGGCTGTAACTCCCAGTAGAGCCAAGTGTCAAACCCCAACTGGAATTCCCTCCAAGGAGAAGAGTGACAACCCATCTCCATCCTCATCAAGGAAGGTGAAGAGCTACGGTCAGATGATCATCCCCAGTAGGGAAAAGAGTTACAGCCCCACTGAAATGTCCAGCAGGGTCAAGAGTTATAACCAGGACAGCACCCACAGCAGGCCGCAAAGTCACAGCCAATCTAGAAGCCCCAGAAGGTCAAGAAGTGGCAGTCAGAAGAGGACGCACAGCAGGGTGAGAAGTCACAGTTGGAAGAGAAACCATAGCAGGGCAAGAAGTCGCACCCGGAAGGGAATTCTGAGCCAGATGGGAAGACACAGCCAGTCTAGAAGCCACAGCAAGGGGAAAAGTCAAAACCAATCTAGAACCCCCAGAAGAGGAAGAAGTCACAACTGGTCTAGAAACCCCAGCAAGGAAAGAAGTCATAGCCATTCCAGAAGCTCCAGCAAAGAGAGAGATCACAGAGGATCTAGCAGCCCCAGGAAGGAGAGTGGTCGCAGTCAATCAGGAAGCCCCAACAAGCAGAGAGATCACAGCCGATCTAGAAGTCCCAACAAGGCGAGAGATCGCAGCCGATCTAGAAGTCCCTACAAGGCGAGAGATCGCAGCCGATCTAGAAGTCCCAACAAGGCGAGAGATCGCAGCCGATCTAGAAGTCCCTACAAGGCGAGAGATCGCAGCCGATCTAGAAGTCCCAACAAGGCGAGAGATCGCAGCCGATCTAGAAGTCCCAATAAGGCGAGAGATCGCAGCCGATCTAGAAGCCCCAGCAAGGAAAGAGATCACAGCCAACTTGGAAGCCCCAGCAAAGAGAGAGATCACAGACGATCTAGAAGCCCCAGCAAGGAGAAAGATCACAGCCGACTTGGAAGCCCCAACAAGGAGAGAGATCGCAGCCAATCTAGAAGCCCCAGCGAGGAGAGAGAGCACAGACAATCCAGAAGCCCCAGCAAAGACAGAGATCGCAGACGATGGAGAAGCCCCAGCAAGGAGAGAGAGCGCAGACAATCTAGAAGCTCCAGCGAGGAGAGAGATCACAGCCGATCTAGAAGCCCCAATAAGCAGAGTGGTTACAGTCGACCTAGAGCCTCCAGCAAGGAGAAAGCTCATAGCCGATCTAGAACCCCCAGCAAGGAAGGAAATCATAGCCAATCTAGAACCTCTAGCAAGGAGAGCGACCCCAGTCAATCTACAGTCCCCAGAAGTCCCGACTGGAAGAGATCCCCTACTAGGACAAGCAGTCTCAGTCAGAATAGAACCCCTAGCAAGACaagcagccactccccatcaaCATTTCCCAGTGGAGGCCAAACCCTAAGCCAGGATGACTGTCAAGCCAACGCCACCACCTCTAAGGCCACCTTACCTGGGGAAAGGTCTTCATCGTCTTCTTCCAAGCTGGCGTAGCCCCCAGTCTCAGCTGGCTCACGGGTCTCTGTCATGGCCGGGGGAGGGGACAGGAGACAGGAGCAGAGCAGCAGCTGAGCAGCGTCCCTCCCCGGCCAGCTCTCCACAGCCACACCTCCGGCCACAAGTTCTCTAATACAGGATGTTGGCAGGTAGAGAGGGATGCTGGATGGGGGAAAGGAAAGACCTGTGatgattcaataaatgtttacatagCACCCATCCCCACCCCAAGCCCAACTGTGTGCTCACTGCTGGCGTGGGGCACAGAGGACCCCAGCTCTGTCCCTGACTGTCTACAGGGTCTTGACTGCAAGCCCTGCCCCTctctaggtctttttttttttttgagacagagtctctctctgttgcccaggctggagtgcagtggtgcgatctcagctcactgcaacctccacctcccaggctcaagcaattctcctacctcagcttcccgagtagctggaactacaagtgtgcgtcctcacgcccggctaattttgtatttttagtagagatggggcttcaccatgttggccaggctgggctcgaactcctgacctcaggtgatccacatgcctcaaccttgcaaagtattgggattataggcatgagccaccgcacccgtccCCCTCTCTAGGTCTTAATTTCCGCATGTGGGCAACAAGGCTGCCTTCTGGTTCTTATTCAGTGGGGTAGGGAGAGGTGACACTCCAAATATTCAACAGTGGGGACTGGTGTGGGCACCAGTCAGAACTGAGAGTGGAGCGGGACGGATACCAGGCCTTAACCCTTTAGTTGCTGGACCATGGGGAGGTCTGGGGTTGGGGAAGtgttatggggaaaaaaaaccctcaaactgTGTTTTTCCTCTACTCTCACACTATCACAACAATCATCAACACAGaattctgtgaccaaatgtgtggggcTTTTTCCCCACACACTACACAGCAGACAACAGCTAGGTGTCCCCTCTGATTCCATTCCAACGCtgtccccacacccagctaatttttgtatttttggaagagacagggtttcaccatgttgcccagagctcaagcaatccgcccacttcagccctccaaagtgctgggattacaggcgtgagccaccacacccgacttttttaaaaaaataaaaataaggccgggcgcagtgacccatgcctgtaatcccagcactttgggaggccgaggtgggcagatcacctgagctcaggagttttagaccagcctaggcaacatggcaaacttgtctctaaaaaaaaaaaaaaattacaaaagttagccggtgtggtggcatgtgcttatagtcccagttacctgagaagctgaggcgggaggataaattgagcctggaaggtcaaggctgcagtgagccgtgaccttgccactgcactcaagcctggatgacccatcttacaaaaaaaaaattttgctggAGCTgctcacagaactcaaggaaatgCTTACTTagatttactggtttattatagaGGATATTGCAAAGAACAAAGATGAAGAGATGTGTAGGGCAAGGTATaagggaaggggcagggagcTTCACGCCCTCCCTGGGGTGCCACCCTACAGGAACCCTCAGGTGGTTAGCTATgcggaagctctccaaacccagtcctcttgggtttttacGGAGGCTTTAAGACAGCAGCATTGGGCATGGACTTCTCTGAAAAGTGTCTTAAGACCAACAATCAAGAAGGTGGGGAAGATTAGAGTCTTGCCCTGGGGCAGGAaatggagggcaggaggaggtcagagagattctgtttctTCAGACCTGCCCCAGGCCTAAGGTACACAACATCATAACAAGAGACTGTAACAAAGGCTATAGGAGTTACCAGCCAGGAACTGTGGATGAAaaccaatatatttatatatataataccacAAGGGGGGTCCAAAGTGGCAGTTAGGGACAGGGAGTACTTGTGTAGCAGTGACACACCAACCCATCtggaagtattttaatatttaaacaattgGTATGGCTATACTAGTTTGTGATTATCAGCCTTAGTTCTGTATCAATTGGCAAGATAGTGTCTAGGTTTGCCACACTCTAGCTGTGTAGCACCAAGCAAAGAACTTAACTTCTCTAgcctgtttccttctctgtaagaaAGGGGCTTCCAGGCCTTAACTCACGTACTCCCCATAACTAGACTGGGAATTATCTcctttgtacagatgaggaaacagacacagaggTGATAAGTGAGTAGCCCAAGGTCACCATCTGGTAAGTGGATGAAATAGGATTGGAAGCCAGACCTTTCATAAAATGATTTCTCGGCTCAAAAGGTTTTTCTGAAGATTCAGTAGGCTCACTGATAGAAATTGCTGGTGTGTGGCTGGTATTCCATCAAGAGTGGCCATTACTACTCCCACCCCTGCTCCTCTATAAACTCCAGATGTTCCAGACCTCTCACCTCCCCCTGTGCACACAAGGCCTTTTCACATCTGTGGGTCTTAGTACACCCACTGTTGCTGTCAAGaatgtcctcctcctccttttttttttttttgagatggagtctcactttgttgcccaggctggagtacagtagcgcgatctcagctcactgcaacctctaccctgcatcagcctccctagtagctgggattacaggcagccaccaccaccatgcccggctaattttttggtatttttagtagagacagggtttcattatgtcagccaggctggtctcaaactcctgacctcaggtgatccatttaccttggcctcccagagtgctgggattacaggcaagagccaccacgcccagccctcctTCCCCCTTTTTGGCCTGGAGAACTCCTTTTCACCCTTCAAAGCCCACCACAAACATAAGAACCTCTATACTTCTTGCCCGCTGAAATACTGCCTCTGCCAGGAAGCCTTCTGtgacttctctctctccctcttcaccAACggaccccccccgccccccaccaaccccaccacacacacacaccactactGTCTTCCACTGTACTCCCTGACAGTAGAGAACCAAGCAGGGCCAGTTGATGCAGCCTCAGCTATATCTCTTACATGCCAAGGCCCATGCACTGGGGATACAATGGTGAAAAATACATGGTCCCTTCATAGCCTGGATGTCAAGTTTAATGCTGGGGACTAAAGAGAAAAGCTTCAGATTGAAACCTGGAGGTGGCTGGGGCAAAGGACCATTGGCATCATTGGCAGGGCAACTTCCTAAAGAAAGCACCTAAATCTTGGCTTTTAAAGACAGATTTCATAATTGGCAGAGGAGAATTCTAATGATACCCTATTGCCTACAGGGCCCCATCTAATTTGGGAATTCTACTTTATACCAAGATAagattgccagatttagcaaataaaaacagaagacatccaattaatttttttgtttgtttttggttttttttttgcggagatggtgtctcactatgttgccaaggctgctgTCAAATtcctggctcaaacaatccttctgccttggcctcccacttcccaaagtgctgggattacaggcatgagctaccacacctggcccttatttatttatttatttaattttcttttttgggacggagtctcactctgtcgcccaggttggagcgcagtggcgcgatctcggctcactgcaacctctgcctcctgggttcaagcgattatcctgccccagcctcccaagtagctgggactacaggcgcgtgccaccatgcccggctttttttttttttttttttgagacggagtcttgctctgtcgcccaggctggagtgcagtggcacgatctcggctcactgcaagctccgcctcctgggttcacgccattctcctgcctcagccttccgagtagctgggactacaggcgcccgccaccacgcccgactattttttgtatttttagtagagatggggtttcaccgtgttagccaggatgatctcgatctcctgacctcgtgatccacccgcctcggcctcccaaagtgctgggattacaggcgtgagccactgcgcccagcctacttatttatattttttaagagacagggtctcgctcagttgcccgggctggagtgcagtagggtgaTCTGTAGGAAAGGGGCTTCCAGGCCTTAACTCATGTACTCCCCATAACCAGGTTGGGAggttagctcactgtaacctcaaactcctgtgctcaaggtaCCCTACTCGCCCCtaggagagtagctgggactacaggtatgcgccaccacgccaggcttaatttttactttttttttttttttttttttttgtagagacgggggtctcactatgttgcccaggctggtcttaactcctggtctcaagcgatcctcctgccttagcctcccaaagtattg from Pan paniscus chromosome 20, NHGRI_mPanPan1-v2.0_pri, whole genome shotgun sequence encodes the following:
- the ZNF428 gene encoding zinc finger protein 428, with translation MTETREPAETGGYASLEEDDEDLSPGPEHSSDSEYTLSEPDSEEEEDEEEEEEETTDDPEYDPGYKVKQRLGGGRGGPSRRAPRAAQPPGPPAQPCQLCGRSPLGEAPPGTPPCRLCCPATAPQEAPAPEGRALGEEEEEPPRAGEGRPAGREEEEEEEEEGTYHCTECEDSFDNLGELHGHFMLHARGEV
- the SRRM5 gene encoding serine/arginine repetitive matrix protein 5; this translates as MSTVTSRTTSPFAPTMSSPKRSSKPSMSLAPSGSSMPTADPKPPASLKSTKSATPNRSLVPTKPATSRNSVMSPSSSKSTKSTSTKRAPSNRPSSRSRVRSKARTPSRVSTDTRTSKASKASDVRCHQRRGTHSRGRTPGRRGSPSSKRSPSRASTPGRIRTHGARPGMASRVRTPTSQQKGSRGKSYGRPRTSNRERSDSQPRNLSKKSYRPPGGSGIGRSSELAVTPSRAKCQTPTGIPSKEKSDNPSPSSSRKVKSYGQMIIPSREKSYSPTEMSSRVKSYNQDSTHSRPQSHSQSRSPRRSRSGSQKRTHSRVRSHSWKRNHSRARSRTRKGILSQMGRHSQSRSHSKGKSQNQSRTPRRGRSHNWSRNPSKERSHSHSRSSSKERDHRGSSSPRKESGRSQSGSPNKQRDHSRSRSPNKARDRSRSRSPYKARDRSRSRSPNKARDRSRSRSPYKARDRSRSRSPNKARDRSRSRSPNKARDRSRSRSPSKERDHSQLGSPSKERDHRRSRSPSKEKDHSRLGSPNKERDRSQSRSPSEEREHRQSRSPSKDRDRRRWRSPSKERERRQSRSSSEERDHSRSRSPNKQSGYSRPRASSKEKAHSRSRTPSKEGNHSQSRTSSKESDPSQSTVPRSPDWKRSPTRTSSLSQNRTPSKTSSHSPSTFPSGGQTLSQDDCQANATTSKATLPGERSSSSSSKLA